From a single Nymphaea colorata isolate Beijing-Zhang1983 chromosome 4, ASM883128v2, whole genome shotgun sequence genomic region:
- the LOC116253222 gene encoding uncharacterized protein LOC116253222 produces the protein MAGPRGLAAMLTMGIASMLAIQCVYGEIACENLPTEMCAFSVSSAGMRCVLEKYNYGEEVKLQCRTSQVKADDIAGWVESDGCVEACGVDRSSVGISSDSLMERQFLERLCSDPCYGGCPNIVDLYFKLAAAEGIFLPKLCESLKDNPRRGMFETLSSGFVAPAPGSLPPPSEPTPGPGSKPAAASGPAPGSEQFLDLLPQQSLDRVVDLLPQQSLDRVGVRKEWLFDLQTTVRMNSVAQIRAASSGVLSRSS, from the exons ATGGCGGGTCCTCGAGGCCTTGCAGCAATGCTCACCATGGGCATCGCTTCCATGTTAGCAATTCAGTGTGTTTAcg GGGAAATAGCTTGCGAGAACCTGCCGACGGAGATGTGCGCGTTCTCGGTGTCGTCGGCCGGAATGCGGTGCGTGCTCGAGAAGTACAATTACGGCGAAGAAGTGAAGCTGCAATGCAGGACGTCTCAGGTGAAGGCGGACGACATCGCCGGGTGGGTCGAGAGCGACGGGTGCGTGGAGGCATGTGGTGTGGACAGAAGCTCGGTGGGCATCTCCTCCGACTCGCTCATGGAGCGCCAATTCCTGGAGAGACTTTGCTCCGACCCTTGCTATGGAGGCTGCCCCAACATCGTCGACCTTTACTTCAAACTTGCTGCAGCTGAAG GCATCTTCCTCCCCAAACTGTGTGAGTCATTGAAGGACAACCCCAGGCGTGGGATGTTTGAGACGCTCAGCTCCGGCTTTGTGGCTCCAGCACCAGGGTCATTGCCACCTCCGTCGGAGCCAACACCGGGGCCGGGTTCCAAACCAGCGGCTGCCTCAGGGCCAGCTCCAGGGTCCGAGCAG TTTCTTGATCTTCTTCCACAGCAGTCCCTCGACAGAGTTGTTGATCTTCTTCCACAGCAGTCCCTCGACAGAGTTGGGGTTCGAAAAGAGT GGCTGTTTGATCTTCAGACAACAGTTCGTATGAACTCTGTAGCTCAAATTCGTGCTGCCTCTTCCGGCGTGCTAAGCCGTTCTTCTTAG
- the LOC116252415 gene encoding uncharacterized protein LOC116252415, whose protein sequence is MSKKNSLARRKRQHEFELQKEREAKEKKDKKLHAKKSKMKLDGAEMKKKKKGSGRFPVGKKKVKTKLSALAKAKAAQAMEIDK, encoded by the exons ATGTCTAAGAAGAACAGCCTAGCGCGCCGGAAGAGGCAGCACGAATTTGAGCTACaga aagagagagaggcaaaggagaagaaggacaAGAAGCTACATGCGAAGAAATCCAAGATGAAG CTTGATGGGgctgaaatgaagaagaaaaagaaaggttctGGTCGTTTTCCAGTTGGTAAGAAGAAAGTAAAGACAAAGCTATCAGCACTTGCAAAGGCAAAAGCTGCACAAGCAATGGAAATTGACAAATGA